One part of the Arabidopsis thaliana chromosome 4, partial sequence genome encodes these proteins:
- the CRK7 gene encoding cysteine-rich RLK (RECEPTOR-like protein kinase) 7 (cysteine-rich RLK (RECEPTOR-like protein kinase) 7 (CRK7); FUNCTIONS IN: kinase activity; INVOLVED IN: protein amino acid phosphorylation; LOCATED IN: endomembrane system; EXPRESSED IN: 11 plant structures; EXPRESSED DURING: 9 growth stages; CONTAINS InterPro DOMAIN/s: Protein kinase, ATP binding site (InterPro:IPR017441), Protein kinase, catalytic domain (InterPro:IPR000719), Protein of unknown function DUF26 (InterPro:IPR002902), Serine/threonine-protein kinase-like domain (InterPro:IPR017442), Protein kinase-like domain (InterPro:IPR011009), Serine/threonine-protein kinase, active site (InterPro:IPR008271); BEST Arabidopsis thaliana protein match is: cysteine-rich RLK (RECEPTOR-like protein kinase) 8 (TAIR:AT4G23160.1); Has 123287 Blast hits to 121744 proteins in 4655 species: Archae - 106; Bacteria - 14344; Metazoa - 45046; Fungi - 10671; Plants - 34613; Viruses - 423; Other Eukaryotes - 18084 (source: NCBI BLink).), which produces MSSLFPFIFLFLFSFLTSFRASAQDPRFLAYYCPNATTYSSNSTYLTNLKTLLSSLSSRNASYSTGFQNATVGQALDRVTGLFLCRGDVSPEVCRNCVTFAVNNTFSRCPNQREAVFYYEECILRYSHKNILSTAITNEGEFILRNPNHISPIQNQINQFTNLVLSNMNQIAIEAADNPRKFSTIKTELTALQTFYGLVQCTPDLSRQNCMNCLTSSINRMPFSRIGARQFWPSCNSRYELYDFYNETAIGTPPPPLPPLASPSLSDKSGNSNVVVVAVVVPIIVAVLIFIAGYCFFAKRAKKTYGTTPALDEDDKTTIESLQLDYRAIQAATNDFSENNKIGRGGFGDVYKGTFSNGTEVAVKRLSKTSEQGDTEFKNEVVVVANLRHKNLVRILGFSIEREERILVYEYVENKSLDNFLFDPAKKGQLYWTQRYHIIGGIARGILYLHQDSRLTIIHRDLKASNILLDADMNPKIADFGMARIFGMDQTQQNTSRIVGTYGYMSPEYAMRGQFSMKSDVYSFGVLVLEIISGRKNNSFIETDDAQDLVTHAWRLWRNGTALDLVDPFIADSCRKSEVVRCTHIGLLCVQEDPVKRPAMSTISVMLTSNTMALPAPQQPGFFVRSRPGTNRLDSDQSTTNKSVTVSIDDKSMSDLDPR; this is translated from the exons atGTCTTCTCTCTTCCCTTTCAtattccttttccttttctcattCCTCACTAGCTTCAGAGCTTCTGCTCAAGATCCTCGTTTCCTAGCCTATTATTGTCCAAATGCAACAACTTACTCAAGTAACAGCACTTACTTGACCAATCTTAAAACCCTTTtgtcctctctctcttcccgCAACGCCTCTTACTCCACCGGATTCCAAAACGCCACGGTGGGACAAGCCCTTGACAGGGTCACCGGACTTTTCCTTTGCCGGGGAGACGTCTCGCCGGAAGTTTGCCGTAACTGCGTCACCTTTGCCGTCAACAACACCTTTAGTAGGTGTCCGAATCAGAGAGAAGCTGTGTTCTATTACGAGGAGTGCATACTCAGATACTCTCACAAGAATATTCTATCGACGGCCATTACAAACGAAGGAGAATTTATCTTGAGGAACCCCAATCATATTTCTcctattcaaaatcaaataaaccaGTTTACTAATTTGGTGTTATCTAATATGAACCAAATTGCCATCGAAGCAGCCGACAATCCTAGAAAATTCTCTACGATAAAGACCGAATTGACCGCACTCCAGACTTTCTACGGGCTTGTTCAATGCACTCCTGATCTTTCAAGACAAAACTGCATGAACTGTCTGACAAGTTCCATCAATAGAATGCCATTTTCTAGAATTGGAGCAAGACAGTTTTGGCCAAGTTGTAATTCAAGGTACGAGCTTTACGATTTCTACAACGAAACCGCCATTGGTACACCACCACCGCCGCTGCCTCCGTTGGCATCTCCTTCACTATCTG ATAAAAGTGGGAATTCAAATGTGGTCGTGGTAGCCGTTGTTGTGCCTATCATAGTCGCTGTTCTGATTTTCATAGCTGGTTATTGTTTCTTTGCAAAGAGGGCAAAGAAGACTTATGGCACAACACCTGCTTTAGATG AAGATGATAAAACAACCATAGAGTCGCTGCAACTTGATTATAGAGCAATTCAAGCTGCAACAAATGATTTTTCAGAGAATAATAAAATTGGTCGAGGAGGTTTTGGTGACGTTTACAAG GGTACATTTTCAAATGGAACCGAAGTTGCAGTGAAGAGACTGTCGAAAACATCAGAACAAGGTGACACAGAATTCAAGAACGAGGTTGTAGTTGTTGCAAATCTTCGGCACAAAAATCTTGTTAGGATTCTCGGATTTTCTATAGAACGAGAAGAAAGGATATTGGTCTACGAGTATGTAGAAAATAAAAGCCTTGATAACTTCCTATTTG ATCCTGCAAAGAAAGGTCAGTTGTACTGGACACAGCGATACCATATCATTGGTGGGATTGCTAGAGGGATCCTAtatcttcatcaagattcaCGACTCACAATCATACACCGTGACCTTAAAGCGAGTAACATTCTCCTGGATGCTGATATGAATCCTAAAATTGCTGATTTTGGAATGGCAAGGATCTTTGGAATGGATCAAACCCAGCAGAACACAAGCAGAATAGTTGGTACCTA CGGTTACATGTCTCCTGAATATGCGATGCGTGGCCAGTTCTCAATGAAATCTGATGTCTATAGTTTCGGAGTGTTAGTTCTTGAGATTATAAGCGGTAGGAAGAACAACAGCTTTATCGAGACAGATGACGCACAGGACTTGGTGACACAT GCTTGGAGGCTTTGGAGAAACGGAACAGCGTTAGACCTCGTGGATCCATTCATTGCAGATAGTTGCCGGAAGAGTGAAGTGGTTCGATGCACCCATATCGGTCTTTTATGTGTTCAAGAAGATCCTGTAAAACGTCCAGCCATGTCAACCATTTCCGTGATGCTCACTAGTAATACAATGGCTTTACCAGCGCCTCAGCAACCAGGGTTTTTTGTTAGGAGTAGACCTGGAACAAACCGGCTTGATTCAGATCAATCAACGACCAACAAGTCTGTTACAGTATCTATTGACGATAAGTCAATGTCTGATTTAGATCCTCGTTGA
- the CRK6 gene encoding cysteine-rich RLK (RECEPTOR-like protein kinase) 6 (cysteine-rich RLK (RECEPTOR-like protein kinase) 6 (CRK6); FUNCTIONS IN: kinase activity; INVOLVED IN: protein amino acid phosphorylation; LOCATED IN: plasma membrane; CONTAINS InterPro DOMAIN/s: Protein kinase, ATP binding site (InterPro:IPR017441), Protein kinase, catalytic domain (InterPro:IPR000719), Protein of unknown function DUF26 (InterPro:IPR002902), Serine-threonine/tyrosine-protein kinase (InterPro:IPR001245), Protein kinase-like domain (InterPro:IPR011009), Serine/threonine-protein kinase, active site (InterPro:IPR008271); BEST Arabidopsis thaliana protein match is: cysteine-rich RLK (RECEPTOR-like protein kinase) 8 (TAIR:AT4G23160.1); Has 119608 Blast hits to 118061 proteins in 4543 species: Archae - 108; Bacteria - 13357; Metazoa - 44377; Fungi - 10093; Plants - 34036; Viruses - 376; Other Eukaryotes - 17261 (source: NCBI BLink).), whose protein sequence is MSSLISFNFLFLFSFLTSSFTASAQDPFYLNHYCPNTTTYSSNSTYSTNLRTLLSSLSSRNASYSTGFQNATAGKAPDRVTGLFLCRGDVSPEVCRNCVAFSVNQTLNLCPKVREAVFYYEQCILRYSHKNILSTAITNEGEFILSNTNTISPNQKQIDGFTSFVSSTMSEAAGKAANSSRKLYTVNTELTAYQNLYGLLQCTPDLTRADCLSCLQSSINGMALSRIGARLYWPSCTARYELYPFYNESAIETPPLPPPPPPPPPRESLVSTPPISSSSLPGKSGNSTVLVVAVVVLAVLLFIALVGYCFLAKKKKKTFDTASASEVGDDMATADSLQLDYRTIQTATNDFAESNKIGRGGFGEVYKGTFSNGKEVAVKRLSKNSRQGEAEFKTEVVVVAKLQHRNLVRLLGFSLQGEERILVYEYMPNKSLDCLLFDPTKQIQLDWMQRYNIIGGIARGILYLHQDSRLTIIHRDLKASNILLDADINPKIADFGMARIFGLDQTQDNTSRIVGTYFVVDSSGYMAPEYAMHGQFSMKSDVYSFGVLVLEIISGRKNSSFGESDGAQDLLTHAWRLWTNKKALDLVDPLIAENCQNSEVVRCIHIGLLCVQEDPAKRPAISTVFMMLTSNTVTLPVPRQPGFFIQCRAVKDPLDSDQSTTTKSFPASIDDESITDLYPR, encoded by the exons ATGTCTTCTCTTATATCTTTcaacttccttttccttttctcattCCTCACTAGCTCCTTCACAGCTTCTGCTCAAGATCCTTTTTACTTAAATCATTATTGTCCAAATACGACAACTTACTCAAGTAACAGCACTTACTCCACCAATCTCAGAACCCTTTTGTCCTCTCTATCTTCACGTAACGCCTCTTACTCCACCGGATTCCAAAACGCCACTGCAGGAAAAGCCCCCGACAGAGTCACCGGACTTTTCCTTTGCCGCGGAGACGTCTCACCGGAAGTTTGCCGTAACTGCGTAGCCTTTTCTGTCAATCAAACCTTAAATCTTTGTCCCAAGGTAAGAGAAGCCGTGTTTTACTACGAGCAATGTATACTCAGATATTCTCACAAGAATATTCTATCGACGGCCATTACAAACGAAGGAGAATTTATCTTGAGTAACACCAACACTATTTCTcctaatcaaaaacaaatagacgGGTTCacaagttttgtttcctccaCGATGAGTGAAGCTGCCGGTAAAGCAGCCAACAGTTCTAGAAAATTATATACGGTGAATACCGAATTGACCGCATACCAGAATTTGTACGGGCTGCTTCAGTGCACTCCTGATCTTACAAGAGCAGACTGCTTGAGTTGTTTGCAAAGTTCCATCAATGGAATGGCTCTTTCCAGAATAGGAGCAAGACTTTACTGGCCGAGTTGTACTGCAAGGTACGAGCTTTACCCGTTCTACAATGAAAGCGCCATTGAAACACCACcactaccaccaccaccaccaccaccaccaccgagGGAGTCGTTGGTGTCTACTCCTCCgatatcatcttcttcattaccTG GGAAAAGTGGGAACTCAACAGTGTTAGTGGTAGCCGTTGTTGTGCTGGCTGTTCTGCTTTTCATAGCTTTAGTTGGTTATTGTTTCcttgcaaaaaagaaaaagaagactttTGACACAGCATCTGCATCGGAGG TAGGAGATGATATGGCAACCGCAGACTCACTACAGCTCGACTATAGAACAATCCAAACTGCAACAAATGATTTTGCAGAGAGTAATAAGATTGGTCGAGGTGGTTTTGGTGAGGTTTACAAG GGTACATTTTCAAATGGGAAAGAAGTTGCGGTGAAGAGATTGTCGAAAAATTCAAGACAAGGCGAAGCGGAGTTCAAGACCGAGGTTGTTGTAGTTGCCAAGCTTCAACACAGAAATTTGGTTAGGCTTCTTGGATTTTCATTACAAGGAGAGGAAAGAATTTTGGTCTACGAGTATATGCCTAACAAAAGCCTTGATTGCTTACTATTTG ACCCTACAAAGCAAATTCAGCTGGACTGGATGCAGCGATACAATATCATTGGAGGAATTGCTCGGGGGATTCTAtatcttcatcaagattcaCGGCTCACAATCATACACCGTGACCTTAAAGCAAGTAACATTCTCCTAGATGCGGATATAAATCCGAAAATTGCAGATTTTGGAATGGCTAGGATCTTTGGATTGGACCAAACCCAAGATAACACAAGCAGAATAGTTGGTACCTA TTTTGTTGTGGATTCCAGCGGTTACATGGCTCCTGAATATGCGATGCATGGCCAATTCTCAATGAAATCTGATGTCTATAGCTTCGGAGTGTTAGTTCTTGAGATTATAAGTGGTAGGAAGAATAGCAGCTTCGGCGAGTCAGACGGTGCACAAGACTTGCTCACACAT GCTTGGAGGCTTTGGACTAACAAAAAAGCATTAGACCTCGTGGATCCACTTATAGCAGAGAATTGCCAGAATAGTGAAGTGGTTCGATGCATCCATATCGGTCTTTTATGTGTTCAAGAAGATCCTGCAAAGCGTCCGGCAATATCAACCGTTTTCATGATGCTCACTAGTAATACTGTGACCTTACCAGTGCCTCGGCAACCAGGGTTTTTCATTCAATGTAGAGCCGTAAAGGACCCGCTTGATTCAGATCAGTCTACCACGACCAAGTCTTTTCCAGCGTCTATTGATGATGAATCGATCACAGATTTATATCCGCGCTAA
- the CRK6 gene encoding cysteine-rich RLK (RECEPTOR-like protein kinase) 6 (cysteine-rich RLK (RECEPTOR-like protein kinase) 6 (CRK6); FUNCTIONS IN: kinase activity; INVOLVED IN: protein amino acid phosphorylation; LOCATED IN: plasma membrane; CONTAINS InterPro DOMAIN/s: Protein kinase, ATP binding site (InterPro:IPR017441), Serine/threonine-protein kinase domain (InterPro:IPR002290), Protein of unknown function DUF26 (InterPro:IPR002902), Serine/threonine-protein kinase-like domain (InterPro:IPR017442), Protein kinase-like domain (InterPro:IPR011009), Serine/threonine-protein kinase, active site (InterPro:IPR008271), Protein kinase, catalytic domain (InterPro:IPR000719), Tyrosine-protein kinase, catalytic domain (InterPro:IPR020635); BEST Arabidopsis thaliana protein match is: cysteine-rich RLK (RECEPTOR-like protein kinase) 8 (TAIR:AT4G23160.1); Has 30201 Blast hits to 17322 proteins in 780 species: Archae - 12; Bacteria - 1396; Metazoa - 17338; Fungi - 3422; Plants - 5037; Viruses - 0; Other Eukaryotes - 2996 (source: NCBI BLink).), which yields MSSLISFNFLFLFSFLTSSFTASAQDPFYLNHYCPNTTTYSSNSTYSTNLRTLLSSLSSRNASYSTGFQNATAGKAPDRVTGLFLCRGDVSPEVCRNCVAFSVNQTLNLCPKVREAVFYYEQCILRYSHKNILSTAITNEGEFILSNTNTISPNQKQIDGFTSFVSSTMSEAAGKAANSSRKLYTVNTELTAYQNLYGLLQCTPDLTRADCLSCLQSSINGMALSRIGARLYWPSCTARYELYPFYNESAIETPPLPPPPPPPPPRESLVSTPPISSSSLPGKSGNSTVLVVAVVVLAVLLFIALVGYCFLAKKKKKTFDTASASEVGDDMATADSLQLDYRTIQTATNDFAESNKIGRGGFGEVYKGTFSNGKEVAVKRLSKNSRQGEAEFKTEVVVVAKLQHRNLVRLLGFSLQGEERILVYEYMPNKSLDCLLFDPTKQIQLDWMQRYNIIGGIARGILYLHQDSRLTIIHRDLKASNILLDADINPKIADFGMARIFGLDQTQDNTSRIVGTYGYMAPEYAMHGQFSMKSDVYSFGVLVLEIISGRKNSSFGESDGAQDLLTHAWRLWTNKKALDLVDPLIAENCQNSEVVRCIHIGLLCVQEDPAKRPAISTVFMMLTSNTVTLPVPRQPGFFIQCRAVKDPLDSDQSTTTKSFPASIDDESITDLYPR from the exons ATGTCTTCTCTTATATCTTTcaacttccttttccttttctcattCCTCACTAGCTCCTTCACAGCTTCTGCTCAAGATCCTTTTTACTTAAATCATTATTGTCCAAATACGACAACTTACTCAAGTAACAGCACTTACTCCACCAATCTCAGAACCCTTTTGTCCTCTCTATCTTCACGTAACGCCTCTTACTCCACCGGATTCCAAAACGCCACTGCAGGAAAAGCCCCCGACAGAGTCACCGGACTTTTCCTTTGCCGCGGAGACGTCTCACCGGAAGTTTGCCGTAACTGCGTAGCCTTTTCTGTCAATCAAACCTTAAATCTTTGTCCCAAGGTAAGAGAAGCCGTGTTTTACTACGAGCAATGTATACTCAGATATTCTCACAAGAATATTCTATCGACGGCCATTACAAACGAAGGAGAATTTATCTTGAGTAACACCAACACTATTTCTcctaatcaaaaacaaatagacgGGTTCacaagttttgtttcctccaCGATGAGTGAAGCTGCCGGTAAAGCAGCCAACAGTTCTAGAAAATTATATACGGTGAATACCGAATTGACCGCATACCAGAATTTGTACGGGCTGCTTCAGTGCACTCCTGATCTTACAAGAGCAGACTGCTTGAGTTGTTTGCAAAGTTCCATCAATGGAATGGCTCTTTCCAGAATAGGAGCAAGACTTTACTGGCCGAGTTGTACTGCAAGGTACGAGCTTTACCCGTTCTACAATGAAAGCGCCATTGAAACACCACcactaccaccaccaccaccaccaccaccaccgagGGAGTCGTTGGTGTCTACTCCTCCgatatcatcttcttcattaccTG GGAAAAGTGGGAACTCAACAGTGTTAGTGGTAGCCGTTGTTGTGCTGGCTGTTCTGCTTTTCATAGCTTTAGTTGGTTATTGTTTCcttgcaaaaaagaaaaagaagactttTGACACAGCATCTGCATCGGAGG TAGGAGATGATATGGCAACCGCAGACTCACTACAGCTCGACTATAGAACAATCCAAACTGCAACAAATGATTTTGCAGAGAGTAATAAGATTGGTCGAGGTGGTTTTGGTGAGGTTTACAAG GGTACATTTTCAAATGGGAAAGAAGTTGCGGTGAAGAGATTGTCGAAAAATTCAAGACAAGGCGAAGCGGAGTTCAAGACCGAGGTTGTTGTAGTTGCCAAGCTTCAACACAGAAATTTGGTTAGGCTTCTTGGATTTTCATTACAAGGAGAGGAAAGAATTTTGGTCTACGAGTATATGCCTAACAAAAGCCTTGATTGCTTACTATTTG ACCCTACAAAGCAAATTCAGCTGGACTGGATGCAGCGATACAATATCATTGGAGGAATTGCTCGGGGGATTCTAtatcttcatcaagattcaCGGCTCACAATCATACACCGTGACCTTAAAGCAAGTAACATTCTCCTAGATGCGGATATAAATCCGAAAATTGCAGATTTTGGAATGGCTAGGATCTTTGGATTGGACCAAACCCAAGATAACACAAGCAGAATAGTTGGTACCTA CGGTTACATGGCTCCTGAATATGCGATGCATGGCCAATTCTCAATGAAATCTGATGTCTATAGCTTCGGAGTGTTAGTTCTTGAGATTATAAGTGGTAGGAAGAATAGCAGCTTCGGCGAGTCAGACGGTGCACAAGACTTGCTCACACAT GCTTGGAGGCTTTGGACTAACAAAAAAGCATTAGACCTCGTGGATCCACTTATAGCAGAGAATTGCCAGAATAGTGAAGTGGTTCGATGCATCCATATCGGTCTTTTATGTGTTCAAGAAGATCCTGCAAAGCGTCCGGCAATATCAACCGTTTTCATGATGCTCACTAGTAATACTGTGACCTTACCAGTGCCTCGGCAACCAGGGTTTTTCATTCAATGTAGAGCCGTAAAGGACCCGCTTGATTCAGATCAGTCTACCACGACCAAGTCTTTTCCAGCGTCTATTGATGATGAATCGATCACAGATTTATATCCGCGCTAA